The following proteins are co-located in the Silene latifolia isolate original U9 population chromosome 1, ASM4854445v1, whole genome shotgun sequence genome:
- the LOC141607599 gene encoding metacaspase-1-like: protein MLLVDCSNCRTQLQLPPGATAIRCALCHAVTRIATPAIDPRSLPHPPPYNPSSSNYRAPPPPPPRALGPAGGRKKAVICGITYRHSRYELKGCINDAKCMKYLLINRYKFPESDILMLTEEERDPYRIPTKHNIRMAMAWLVAGCRAGDSLVFHYSGHGSQQRDNDGDEADGFDETLCPLDFVTNGMIVDDEINDTIVRPLPRGAKLTAIIDACHSGTMLDIPFLCRMNRSGQYVWEDHRPRNGRWKGTSGGEAISFSGCDDNQTSADTSALSKVTSTGAMTYCFIQAIERGHASTYGSMLNAMRDAIRNTSSNDLGGGVVTSLLTMLLTGGSSTTLKQEPQLSANEPFDVYARPFSL, encoded by the exons ATGTTATTGGTAGACTGCTCAAACTGTAGGACCCAACTACAACTACCACCAGGCGCCACTGCCATCCGCTGCGCCCTCTGCCATGCCGTCACTCGTATCGCCACCCCTGCTATCGATCCCCGCTCTCTTCCACATCCCCCACCCTACAATCCATCCTCCTCCAATTACAGAGCTCCTCCTCCGCCCCCGCCTCGGGCGTTGGGTCCCGCAGGTGGGCGGAAGAAGGCTGTGATATGTGGGATCACGTATAGGCACTCTCGGTATGAGCTTAAAGGGTGTATTAATGATGCTAAGTGTATGAAGTATTTGCTTATTAATCGCTATAAGTTTCCCGAATCTGATATTCTTATGCTTACTG AAGAAGAGAGGGATCCATACCGGATTCCTACTAAACATAATATAAGGATGGCAATGGCTTGGCTAGTAGCAGGATGTAGAGCAGGCGACTCCCTTGTGTTTCACTATTCTGGTCATGGCTCACAGCAAAGGGACAACGATGGAGATGAAGCCGATGGCTTTGATGAAACGCTATGTCCCTTGGACTTTGTAACTAATGGGATGATAGTCGATGATGAAATCAATGACACCATTGTTAGGCCTCTTCCTCGTGGTGCTAAACTTACTGCTATTATAGACGCTTGCCATAGTGGTACTATGCTGGACATACCATTTCTTTGTAGGATGAACCG GAGCGGACAATATGTGTGGGAAGACCATCGGCCAAGAAATGGTAGATGGAAGGGTACTAGTGGCGGGGAGGCTATTTCCTTTAGTGGTTGTGATGACAATCAGACCTCCGCGGATACCTCA GCGTTGTCAAAGGTCACTTCAACCGGAGCAATGACTTATTGTTTCATCCAAGCAATTGAAAGGGGACACGCTAGCACTTATGGGAGCATGCTCAATGCTATGAGGGATGCTATTCGCAACACAAGTTCCAATGATCTTGGAGGCGGTGTTGTTACATCTCTTCTTACCATGCTTCTAACTGGAGGAAGTAGTACTACATTGAAACAG
- the LOC141607604 gene encoding ABC transporter G family member 14-like, giving the protein MSLNSIASSPGNCGFDNNITLPDLSTMLQPIFPIALKFEEVVYKVKLEGQKCKEKTILNGVSGTVCPGEILAMLGPSGSSKTTLLTALGGRLKGKLLSGKISYNGQQFTGSVKRKIGFVAQDDVLYPHLTVFETLLFTALLRLPSSLAHEVKVGQVEHVITELGLARVRNSMIGGPLVRGISGGERKRVSIGQEMLINPSLILLDEPTSGLDSTTALRILTTLKAMADSGRTVITTVHQPSSRIYHMFNKVILLSEGQPIYYGSGSSAVEYFSSIGFSTTLTINPADLLLDLASGIGPDSKHATEQGENMEKEKKQVKEALILGYQNTISNRLKSELCNFDAAVCNWKKDGSKITRKDMKKEEWCTSWWHQLRVLLQRGMKERRFEAFNRLRIFQVLSVAVLGGLLWWHTPLSHIQDRIALIFFFSVFWGFYPLYNAVFTFPQERRMLIKERTSGMYKLSSYFLARTIGDLPLELALPTAFVFIIYWMGGLKPDPFTFILSLVVVLYNVLVAQSLGLAIGAILMDIKPATTLASVTTLVFLIAGGYYVQQIPPFIVWLKYLSYSYYCYKLLLGVQYHENDVYPCFKMGKWEWCKVIDVPAVRSMGLSNLWVDVCILGLMLVGYRIIAYLALQRVHTR; this is encoded by the exons ATGTCCCTCAATTCCATAGCGTCAAGCCCCGGAAATTGCGGCTTTGATAACAACATAACTCTCCCTGATTTGTCTACCATGTTGCAACCTATCTTCCCCATCGCGTTGAAG TTTGAGGAGGTGGTATACAAGGTAAAATTGGAAGGccaaaaatgcaaagaaaagacGATTCTCAACGGTGTTAGTGGAACGGTGTGCCCAGGAGAAATCCTAGCAATGCTAGGACCATCTGGGAGCAGTAAAACCACATTACTTACCGCTCTCGGAGGCCGTCTTAAAGGAAAGTTACTAAGCGGTAAAATCTCATACAACGGTCAACAATTTACTGGGTCGGTaaaaagaaaaataggatttgTAGCCCAAGATGATGTGTTGTACCCTCACCTTACTGTTTTTGAGACACTATTGTTCACGGCCCTATTAAGGCTGCCAAGTTCCCTGGCCCATGAAGTGAAAGTGGGCCAAGTAGAGCACGTGATCACTGAATTGGGCCTTGCACGTGTTCGGAATAGCATGATTGGGGGCCCATTAGTCAGGGGAATCTCGGGTGGTGAAAGGAAAAGGGTTAGTATTGGTCAAGAAATGTTGATCAACCCAAGCTTGATATTGTTGGATGAGCCTACATCCGGACTCGACTCGACCACGGCTTTGAGGATCTTGACGACCCTCAAAGCCATGGCTGATAGTGGTCGGACCGTGATTACTACAGTCCACCAGCCATCGAGTCGAATCTATCACATGTTTAATAAAGTGATACTTTTGTCTGAGGGTCAGCCCATTTATTATGGGTCAGGTTCTTCGGCGGTTGAGTACTTCTCTTCAATTGGATTTTCGACGACCTTGACTATCAACCCAGCTGACCTCCTCCTTGACTTAGCTAGTG GCATTGGTCCAGACTCGAAACATGCAACAGAACAAGGTGAAAACATGGAGAAAGAGAAGAAGCAAGTAAAGGAAGCTCTAATATTAGGTTATCAAAATACCATATCCAACAGATTAAAGTCCGAGCTTTGCAATTTTGACGCAGCAGTTTGTAATTGGAAAAAGGATGGCTCCAAGATTACAA GAAAGGACATGAAAAAGGAAGAATGGTGCACAAGCTGGTGGCATCAGTTGAGGGTTTTATTACAAAGAGGCATgaaagaaagaaggtttgaaGCGTTTAATAGGCTTAGAATCTTCCAAGTTTTAAGTGTTGCTGTTCTTGGTGGACTCCTTTGGTGGCACACTCCGCTATCCCATATTCAAGACAGA ATCGCATTGATTTTCTTCTTCTCGGTGTTTTGGGGATTCTACCCATTATATAACGCAGTTTTCACATTTCCTCAAGAACGGAGAATGTTAATCAAGGAACGAACATCAGGAATGTACAAGCTCTCCTCATACTTCTTAGCCCGAACAATAGGGGACTTACCATTGGAATTAGCCTTACCGACCGCGTTTGTCTTCATAATATATTGGATGGGCGGGCTTAAACCAGATCCTTTCACTTTCATTCTCTCACTTGTCGTTGTACTTTATAACGTCTTAGTGGCCCAAAGCCTTGGCCTAGCCATCGGAGCCATACTTATGGACATCAAGCCCGCAACTACATTGGCCTCGGTCACCACTCTCGTGTTCTTAATAGCTGGTGGATACTacgttcaacaaattcccccttttatTGTGTGGCTTAAGTACTTGAGTTATAGTTACTATTGTTACAAGTTGCTCCTAGGAGTTCAATACCATGAGAATGATGTTTACCCTTGCTTCAAAATGGGTAAATGGGAGTGGTGCAAAGTTATTGATGTTCCTGCTGTCAGATCCATGGGCCTTAGTAATTTGTGGGTTGATGTTTGCATCTTGGGCCTAATGTTGGTGGGCTATAGAATAATTGCTTACCTTGCACTTCAACGAGTACACACAAGGTGA